In the Enterococcus saigonensis genome, one interval contains:
- the truA gene encoding tRNA pseudouridine(38-40) synthase TruA, whose translation MRNMKMTIEYDGKRYLGWQRLGNSDKTIQGKIENVLMQMVGEKIEIIGSGRTDAGTHARGQVANFKMKSTLSTHEILTFLNRYLPNDIVIKDVSEVGDRFHARYNAKAKQYSYYVWNDVIPTAFYRHHSFYVPQELDLEKMGKASEKLLGTHDFIGFSALKKTKKSTVRKIEEIRIEKEGAMLHFTFIGDGFLHKMIRILTGTLLEIGMGKLDMNVIDDVLENKIRQDAGETVPAAGLFLDEVFYE comes from the coding sequence ATGAGAAATATGAAGATGACTATTGAATACGATGGAAAACGTTATCTTGGTTGGCAAAGGCTGGGAAATTCTGATAAAACGATTCAGGGGAAAATAGAAAATGTTTTGATGCAGATGGTCGGAGAAAAGATTGAAATTATAGGTTCTGGTCGAACAGATGCTGGTACTCATGCGAGAGGTCAAGTAGCTAATTTTAAAATGAAATCTACGTTATCTACTCATGAAATACTTACTTTTCTTAATCGATACTTACCAAATGATATTGTTATTAAAGACGTATCAGAAGTGGGTGATAGATTTCATGCGCGCTACAATGCCAAGGCTAAACAATACAGCTACTATGTTTGGAACGATGTTATTCCCACCGCTTTCTATCGACATCATAGCTTTTATGTACCACAAGAATTAGATCTTGAAAAAATGGGAAAAGCGTCTGAAAAATTACTTGGAACACATGATTTTATTGGCTTTTCTGCTTTGAAAAAAACCAAAAAATCAACTGTTCGTAAAATTGAAGAAATACGAATTGAAAAAGAAGGTGCTATGTTGCATTTTACTTTTATTGGGGATGGTTTTTTGCATAAAATGATTCGAATCTTAACTGGTACTTTACTAGAAATTGGCATGGGTAAATTAGATATGAATGTCATTGATGATGTTTTAGAAAATAAAATACGTCAAGATGCAGGAGAAACAGTTCCAGCTGCCGGATTATTTTTAGATGAAGTTTTTTATGAATGA
- a CDS encoding HAD hydrolase-like protein yields MEQNHLFFDLDGTIINSQKGIFSSIRYALQKMELTDIADEELNSFIGPPLLTSFKKIGMDEKQANRAVAFYREHYRQSGMFEITPYTGIKESLLTLAKEKKIYLATSKPEVFAKAILDFLDYTQYFTGIYGADLDNKRSEKAEVLAYGIEKSELNDKADAVMIGDRENDVVGGKINDILPVGVLYGFGKKAELEKAGCKIFVASPRDLIDLFN; encoded by the coding sequence ATGGAACAAAATCATCTGTTTTTTGATTTGGATGGTACCATTATTAATTCACAAAAAGGAATATTTTCTTCTATTCGTTATGCCCTACAAAAAATGGAATTGACAGATATAGCGGATGAAGAACTAAATTCATTTATTGGCCCACCTTTGTTAACCTCTTTTAAAAAAATAGGGATGGATGAAAAACAAGCAAATAGAGCTGTTGCGTTTTATCGCGAACATTACCGTCAAAGTGGAATGTTTGAAATAACACCTTATACTGGAATTAAAGAGAGTTTATTAACATTAGCAAAAGAAAAAAAGATTTATTTAGCTACTTCAAAACCAGAAGTTTTTGCTAAAGCAATTTTAGACTTTTTGGATTACACACAATATTTTACTGGGATATATGGTGCTGATTTGGATAATAAGCGTAGCGAAAAAGCAGAAGTTTTAGCTTATGGAATTGAAAAATCAGAATTAAATGATAAAGCAGACGCCGTGATGATTGGTGATCGAGAAAATGATGTTGTAGGTGGAAAAATAAATGATATTTTACCAGTAGGTGTCTTATATGGTTTTGGTAAAAAAGCAGAACTAGAGAAAGCCGGATGCAAAATTTTTGTTGCATCACCAAGAGATTTAATTGATCTTTTTAATTGA
- a CDS encoding ring-cleaving dioxygenase, producing the protein MDTQIRGLHHVTAMTSSAEKIYRFFTDILGLRLIKKTVNQDDIETYHLYFTDDLGSAGTDMTFFDFPGIPKGTKGTNTISRTSFRVKNDAALTYWASRFDEYKIEHSEIKERFGKKYMEFEDFDNQRYQLISDQNNHGVAGGTPWKNSNVPSEHAIIGLGPAFVTIENLEHMNLVLTNVLGFKETANDGNFHLFEIGEGGNGASIIVEHRDDIPRASEGFGNVHHLALRVADKEALEWWIDRINELEFPNSGFTERFYFASEYFMAAPNVLFELATDGPGFLEDETYETAGEILSLPPFLEPKRQEIEDYVRPFDTSDANTKRA; encoded by the coding sequence ATGGATACACAAATTAGAGGGCTTCATCACGTTACTGCTATGACTTCAAGCGCTGAAAAAATTTACCGCTTTTTTACTGACATCTTAGGATTGCGTCTCATTAAAAAGACAGTTAACCAAGATGACATTGAAACATATCATTTATATTTCACTGATGACTTAGGTTCTGCGGGAACAGATATGACATTTTTTGATTTTCCAGGTATCCCTAAAGGTACAAAAGGGACAAATACAATTTCTCGCACCTCGTTTCGTGTGAAAAATGATGCCGCTTTGACTTATTGGGCATCCCGCTTTGATGAATACAAAATCGAACATAGCGAAATCAAAGAACGCTTTGGTAAAAAATACATGGAATTTGAAGATTTTGACAATCAACGTTATCAATTAATTTCTGACCAAAATAATCACGGTGTTGCTGGTGGTACCCCTTGGAAAAATAGTAATGTTCCAAGTGAACATGCAATTATTGGCTTAGGACCAGCTTTTGTTACAATTGAAAATTTAGAACATATGAATTTAGTTTTAACAAATGTTTTAGGTTTTAAAGAAACAGCAAATGATGGCAACTTTCATTTATTCGAAATTGGTGAAGGTGGTAATGGGGCTAGTATCATCGTAGAACATCGCGACGATATTCCACGTGCGTCAGAAGGTTTCGGAAATGTTCATCACTTGGCTTTGCGTGTTGCTGACAAAGAAGCATTAGAGTGGTGGATTGATCGGATTAACGAATTGGAATTTCCAAATTCTGGTTTCACAGAACGTTTTTACTTCGCATCTGAATATTTTATGGCGGCTCCAAATGTTTTATTTGAACTCGCAACAGATGGACCAGGTTTCTTGGAAGATGAAACTTACGAAACAGCTGGCGAAATTTTATCTTTGCCACCTTTCTTAGAACCAAAACGACAAGAAATTGAAGATTATGTGCGTCCATTTGATACCAGTGACGCGAATACAAAGCGGGCGTAA
- a CDS encoding FAD-dependent oxidoreductase, producing MKKTLIIGASHSGQMAARELRRLDPSRKIILIEKEKTTPFIASGINLVLSGHICDLKEAITAPADLEKIGIKTFFGYKVTKIMWEYKKVYFTNGKNFYEETYDELILATGAKQYLPKKYEGMSKVYSYKSFSESESTLAAIEKSNCIAISGVGYVGLELAESLLNVGKKVVLIGSGQHLVHEYYNEKISDFLKNKFKEKGASLYLENQIIKIEEGNKGLSLQLLQENIDCDILIIAKNSRPNSSLYWDRLILLPDKTIKVNQYLQTNYPDVYAIGDLIALPDLITKKRVRLSLVMDALQTGRIAALNIAQKKLAVPEHLDISTTKFFDYYLGSVGLTARKAEQNNLIYEQITVGDLTTTKATVYIDSQQRLIGAQLIGKQPIQSFLDLIAVLIRSNWTMEDIYCNSSAFFPTYTSFTPLLNEAAGIYLNEK from the coding sequence ATGAAAAAAACATTAATTATCGGTGCTTCTCATAGTGGACAAATGGCAGCTAGGGAATTGCGGAGACTAGATCCTAGTCGTAAGATTATTTTAATTGAAAAAGAAAAGACAACTCCCTTTATAGCTAGCGGTATAAATTTAGTACTATCCGGTCACATATGTGATTTGAAAGAAGCGATAACAGCACCTGCAGATTTAGAAAAAATAGGCATCAAAACTTTTTTCGGTTACAAAGTAACCAAAATTATGTGGGAATATAAAAAAGTCTATTTTACAAACGGTAAAAATTTTTATGAAGAAACGTATGATGAGTTAATTTTGGCAACAGGGGCAAAACAATATCTTCCAAAAAAATATGAAGGTATGTCTAAAGTTTATAGTTATAAATCATTCTCAGAATCAGAAAGTACCTTAGCCGCCATAGAAAAATCAAATTGCATTGCGATTTCTGGAGTTGGATATGTCGGGTTGGAGTTAGCTGAATCTTTACTAAATGTAGGTAAAAAAGTAGTTTTAATTGGTTCTGGCCAACACTTGGTTCACGAATATTATAACGAAAAAATAAGCGATTTTCTAAAGAATAAATTCAAAGAAAAGGGGGCATCCCTTTATTTAGAAAACCAAATCATTAAAATAGAAGAAGGAAATAAAGGATTGTCCCTCCAATTGCTACAGGAAAATATTGATTGTGACATATTAATTATTGCAAAAAATTCTCGTCCAAATAGTAGCTTATATTGGGATAGACTAATACTTTTACCTGATAAAACTATTAAAGTAAATCAATATTTACAGACAAATTATCCAGATGTCTATGCTATCGGGGATTTAATTGCTTTACCGGATTTGATAACTAAAAAAAGAGTCCGCTTGTCTTTAGTAATGGACGCGTTGCAAACAGGTCGAATTGCGGCGCTGAATATTGCACAGAAAAAACTAGCAGTGCCTGAGCATTTGGATATATCAACTACGAAATTTTTTGATTATTATTTAGGCTCAGTGGGGTTAACTGCGCGAAAAGCTGAACAGAATAATTTGATCTATGAACAAATTACAGTGGGAGATTTGACTACTACAAAAGCGACTGTGTATATCGATTCGCAACAACGCTTGATTGGTGCGCAATTGATTGGTAAGCAGCCGATTCAATCTTTTTTAGATTTAATAGCTGTCCTTATCCGAAGTAATTGGACAATGGAGGATATTTATTGCAATAGTAGTGCCTTTTTCCCCACTTATACTTCTTTTACTCCGTTACTAAATGAAGCAGCAGGAATTTATTTAAATGAAAAATAA
- a CDS encoding helix-turn-helix domain-containing protein: MLKRELLEKPYDLMNDILVYLYNNGGNCPKEELCVSLVITPNTLTEYFTLLKEFIKNNGFSNQIALKEERQNLILIKKHDFPLKLCYLRFLEQSIKFQIIKWLFTNGTINAPIFQNHFNISSATYYRRVGELNELLQEFRLSIKRGKLEGDENQIRYFYFSYYWFLKENKSEFSKEVNQLYSPLIQELREKLTISFDPMEVLQIKLWMKISFTRLNQTRNYTFSSDFEKKDRPLFDEINTILFQYMKSYDRPYTLHEGLMFYDFFCSLRNFSPYSPFAFRLAKQQREEQTYLDYQNQQILYYLQQIGYIENKVFPKRNLILSHYLYQYHSQLYYFDGFVLNFDAWGIYLTVESLRNPINSEEIQKFMDFCQKQFFPDDPIQRYRNILSEINYSSILNIAQDLSNQHILISVHHSINSYLAALTIQLIKNTLGNKYELELSVYDEDTPSDILLSNVYLTSFEEQESYYYVFSDCCNQYDLKEIEKIIQNIISNRFTQNIYDS; the protein is encoded by the coding sequence TTGTTAAAAAGAGAGCTATTGGAAAAGCCATATGATTTAATGAACGATATCTTAGTTTATCTATACAACAATGGTGGAAATTGTCCAAAAGAGGAACTTTGTGTGAGTTTGGTCATTACACCAAATACATTAACAGAATATTTTACCTTATTAAAGGAATTTATTAAAAACAATGGTTTTTCCAATCAAATTGCACTAAAAGAAGAACGTCAAAATCTTATTCTGATAAAAAAACATGATTTTCCACTAAAACTCTGCTACCTGAGATTTTTAGAACAATCTATAAAATTTCAAATAATAAAATGGCTTTTCACCAATGGCACGATCAATGCGCCTATCTTCCAAAACCATTTTAACATTAGTTCTGCTACTTACTATCGCCGAGTAGGTGAATTAAATGAACTGCTACAAGAATTTCGCTTAAGTATTAAACGAGGAAAATTAGAAGGCGACGAAAATCAAATTCGCTATTTTTACTTTTCTTATTATTGGTTTTTAAAAGAAAATAAAAGTGAATTTAGTAAAGAAGTCAATCAACTTTATAGTCCGCTTATTCAAGAACTTAGAGAAAAACTAACAATCTCTTTTGACCCAATGGAAGTATTACAAATAAAATTATGGATGAAAATCTCTTTTACTCGTCTAAATCAAACACGCAATTATACCTTTTCAAGTGACTTTGAGAAAAAAGATCGTCCGCTTTTCGATGAAATAAACACAATATTGTTTCAATATATGAAAAGTTACGATAGACCTTATACTCTCCACGAGGGATTAATGTTTTATGACTTTTTTTGTAGCTTACGTAACTTTTCGCCTTATTCTCCTTTTGCTTTTCGTCTTGCAAAACAACAACGAGAAGAACAAACGTACCTTGACTATCAAAATCAACAAATTTTGTATTATTTGCAACAAATCGGCTATATTGAAAATAAAGTTTTTCCAAAACGTAATTTGATTCTGTCACATTATTTATATCAATATCATTCACAATTATACTATTTTGATGGCTTTGTTTTAAACTTCGATGCGTGGGGAATTTACTTAACTGTTGAAAGTTTAAGAAATCCTATTAACTCTGAAGAAATCCAGAAATTCATGGATTTCTGCCAAAAACAATTTTTTCCAGATGATCCTATTCAACGTTATCGGAATATCTTATCTGAAATCAATTACTCTTCAATTTTGAATATCGCCCAAGATTTATCAAATCAACACATTTTGATTTCTGTTCATCACAGTATTAATTCTTATCTAGCAGCATTGACCATTCAACTTATAAAAAATACACTGGGAAATAAATATGAACTTGAATTAAGCGTTTATGATGAAGATACTCCTAGTGACATTTTACTTTCAAATGTCTATCTTACTTCTTTTGAAGAACAGGAAAGCTATTACTATGTCTTTTCTGATTGTTGCAATCAATATGATCTAAAAGAAATTGAAAAAATAATACAAAATATCATTTCCAATCGATTTACGCAAAATATTTATGATTCTTGA
- a CDS encoding MarR family winged helix-turn-helix transcriptional regulator: MDHDCNEIDILKKLPTVSRQYIQLIDRYLMSYELNSSLYYYILKLYDFGDLPQEKLVQLTGVNASNVTRALQKLMDSNYVIRKENPSDRRGYLLSLTPKGREMYHIILNNLKLVNEMFLQPLTPEEQNVFITAIHKLNS, encoded by the coding sequence TTGGATCACGATTGCAATGAAATTGATATTTTAAAAAAATTACCAACTGTTAGTCGGCAATATATCCAACTAATTGATCGTTATTTGATGTCTTATGAATTAAATTCTAGTCTGTATTATTACATCTTAAAACTATATGATTTTGGTGATTTACCACAAGAAAAGCTTGTCCAACTAACGGGAGTAAACGCCAGTAATGTCACACGGGCATTACAAAAATTGATGGATAGTAATTACGTTATACGCAAGGAAAATCCTAGTGATCGCCGCGGATATCTCCTTTCCTTAACACCAAAGGGAAGAGAAATGTACCATATTATCTTGAATAATTTGAAATTAGTGAATGAAATGTTTTTACAACCCTTAACACCAGAGGAACAAAATGTATTTATTACGGCTATTCATAAATTAAATTCTTAA
- a CDS encoding YehS family protein: MNNNDRLLRLRYAIDLKDTDLIKAFELGGVSVTKEEARAMLTKTQGKHEDSAEKNIYEKAINNQIFDSFLNGLIILARGPQKDKPAIEGTSQKSKEIKNINNVLLKKLKIALSMTTEDILAIFAEVELYPSKGEIGAFLRKEGQRNFKPCGDKYMRNFLKGLGIYNRRKV, translated from the coding sequence ATGAATAATAACGATCGATTATTACGATTGCGATACGCAATTGATCTTAAAGATACGGATTTAATAAAAGCTTTTGAACTTGGTGGTGTTTCGGTAACTAAAGAAGAAGCTCGAGCAATGCTGACAAAAACTCAAGGTAAACACGAAGACAGTGCAGAAAAAAATATTTACGAAAAAGCCATTAATAATCAGATTTTTGATTCATTTTTAAATGGCTTAATTATCTTAGCAAGAGGACCACAAAAAGATAAACCCGCTATAGAAGGGACGTCACAAAAGAGTAAGGAAATTAAAAATATCAATAATGTGTTGTTGAAAAAGTTAAAAATTGCACTTTCCATGACTACAGAAGATATCTTAGCTATTTTTGCCGAGGTTGAGCTTTATCCATCAAAGGGGGAGATTGGCGCTTTTTTACGAAAAGAAGGACAACGAAATTTTAAACCTTGTGGAGATAAATATATGCGTAATTTTCTTAAAGGGTTGGGTATTTATAATAGAAGGAAAGTATAA
- the rlmH gene encoding 23S rRNA (pseudouridine(1915)-N(3))-methyltransferase RlmH, producing MQIKIIAVGKLKEKYLVQGIKEYVKRLGGYTKIELLEVPDEKAPENLSDAQMVQVKEKEGERILAKIREQDYVFALAIEGENPTSEAFAKQISQLMLRGKSSFVFVIGGSLGLSPEVIKRSNTQISFGKMTYPHQLMRLILVEQIYRAFRINNGEPYHK from the coding sequence ATGCAAATCAAAATCATTGCAGTCGGTAAATTAAAAGAAAAATATTTAGTTCAAGGGATAAAAGAATATGTAAAACGTCTCGGTGGCTATACAAAAATTGAGTTACTCGAAGTACCTGATGAAAAAGCACCAGAAAATTTAAGTGACGCACAAATGGTGCAGGTAAAGGAAAAAGAAGGCGAACGCATCTTGGCTAAAATTAGAGAACAAGATTATGTTTTTGCATTGGCAATTGAAGGAGAAAACCCAACTAGTGAAGCTTTTGCTAAACAAATTTCACAATTAATGCTCCGAGGAAAAAGTAGTTTTGTTTTTGTAATTGGTGGCTCTCTGGGTTTAAGTCCAGAGGTTATAAAACGTAGTAATACGCAAATTTCCTTTGGCAAAATGACCTATCCCCATCAATTAATGCGTTTGATTTTAGTGGAGCAAATATATCGCGCTTTTCGGATAAATAATGGGGAACCGTATCACAAATAA
- a CDS encoding S1C family serine protease → MQRKKSGGTFSRFLVGLLGGVLGAVLVGGGYLLATGADLQPNNNATEQTTTASGDTKVSNVKVNADTDITSAVDKVQDAVVSVINLQKQQASSSNPFGDLFGQGQSEAESESDSESGGLQAVGEGSGVIYKKDGKTAYVVTNNHVVEGQDGLEVVLKNGEKIKAELVGTDSYTDLAVLKISSDKVDKTATFGDSSELKVGEPAIAIGSPLGSQYANSVTSGIISSLNRQVADSQTGVNISAIQTDAAINPGNSGGPLVNIAGQVIGINSSKIASTNSSSSDISVEGMGFAIPSNDVVSIINQLEKNGKVIRPALGITMVDLSAVTSQQQEQILKVPNTVKNGVVITSVQNATPAEQAGLKQYDVITKLDGKEVDSSSDLQSALYKKKVGDSIEITYYRGSKEHTTKVSLTIDQSALKQNN, encoded by the coding sequence ATGCAAAGAAAAAAATCAGGAGGCACATTTAGCCGTTTTTTAGTCGGATTATTAGGTGGTGTCTTAGGGGCTGTCTTAGTCGGAGGCGGCTACTTATTAGCTACAGGAGCAGACTTGCAACCAAATAATAACGCAACTGAACAAACAACCACTGCAAGTGGAGATACCAAAGTCTCAAATGTCAAAGTCAATGCAGATACAGATATTACCTCAGCGGTGGATAAAGTCCAAGATGCAGTTGTTTCTGTCATTAACTTACAAAAACAACAAGCCTCATCAAGTAATCCTTTTGGCGATTTATTTGGTCAAGGACAATCTGAAGCAGAATCTGAAAGTGATAGCGAATCAGGTGGCTTACAAGCTGTCGGTGAAGGTAGTGGTGTCATTTATAAAAAAGACGGTAAAACCGCTTATGTTGTAACCAATAATCACGTTGTTGAAGGACAAGATGGTTTGGAAGTCGTTTTAAAGAATGGTGAAAAAATCAAAGCTGAGTTAGTTGGAACAGACAGTTATACCGATTTGGCTGTTTTAAAAATCAGCAGTGATAAAGTTGATAAAACAGCTACGTTCGGCGATTCTTCAGAATTAAAAGTTGGCGAACCTGCGATTGCTATCGGCTCCCCACTCGGTTCACAATATGCAAACTCTGTAACCTCTGGGATTATTTCTTCATTAAATCGCCAAGTAGCTGATTCTCAAACCGGCGTCAATATCAGTGCGATTCAAACAGATGCTGCGATTAATCCGGGTAACTCTGGTGGCCCATTAGTAAATATCGCTGGTCAAGTGATTGGAATTAACTCAAGTAAAATTGCTTCAACAAATTCTTCAAGCTCTGATATTAGTGTTGAAGGCATGGGCTTTGCCATTCCAAGTAACGATGTAGTCTCCATTATTAATCAGCTTGAGAAAAATGGTAAAGTTATTCGTCCAGCACTTGGTATTACTATGGTTGACTTATCTGCGGTAACGTCACAACAACAAGAACAAATTTTGAAAGTACCAAATACTGTAAAAAACGGCGTGGTTATCACTTCTGTTCAAAATGCTACGCCAGCAGAGCAAGCTGGTTTAAAACAATATGATGTTATTACAAAACTTGATGGAAAAGAAGTTGATTCCAGTTCTGATTTGCAATCTGCTTTATACAAGAAAAAAGTTGGCGATTCCATTGAAATTACTTACTACCGTGGTAGTAAAGAACACACAACTAAAGTTTCATTAACTATTGATCAGTCTGCTTTAAAGCAAAATAATTAA
- the ytpR gene encoding YtpR family tRNA-binding protein has protein sequence MIFAYNKAHVGDTLIVMMADDKGLEQTVERKFNIAQIKNSAGTIVGWNFFHVSEFLSLTGSGAISLTDEQIDLLNEKLAISGFSEKLPYDHAPHFVVGFVKSCVPHPDSDHLSITQTEVDNGEVLQIVCGAANIREGLKVVVAKPGTMMPDGMLIWPGVLRGVESYGMICSAKELELPNAPQKKGILELSQDAVVGSEFKLA, from the coding sequence GTGATTTTTGCATACAACAAAGCCCACGTTGGCGACACTTTAATAGTAATGATGGCTGACGATAAGGGATTAGAACAAACTGTTGAACGAAAATTCAATATTGCGCAAATTAAAAATAGCGCAGGTACAATTGTCGGTTGGAATTTTTTTCACGTTTCTGAATTTCTATCATTAACTGGCAGTGGCGCCATTTCACTAACAGACGAGCAAATTGATCTATTAAATGAAAAGTTAGCAATTTCTGGATTTAGTGAGAAGCTACCTTATGATCATGCGCCACATTTTGTGGTTGGGTTTGTCAAAAGCTGTGTGCCACATCCTGATAGCGATCATCTATCAATTACACAAACGGAAGTTGATAATGGAGAAGTGCTGCAGATTGTCTGCGGTGCTGCCAATATTCGTGAAGGATTGAAAGTAGTAGTTGCAAAACCTGGGACGATGATGCCTGATGGAATGCTAATTTGGCCGGGTGTGTTACGGGGTGTAGAAAGCTATGGTATGATTTGTTCAGCTAAAGAATTAGAATTGCCTAATGCACCACAGAAAAAAGGCATTTTAGAATTAAGTCAAGATGCTGTTGTGGGTAGTGAATTTAAGTTAGCCTAA
- a CDS encoding universal stress protein: MSEQAYQNILVGIDGSEQATQAFQKAVEVARRNDGKVYVANVIQQNVPVLMGYSSLNQNIVDQEANTAKLLIEECKKYGKSVDFTNIEGIIAYGSAKSAMAQQLPEKYAIDLVMVGQSGLNAVERFMTGSVASFVIREAPCDVLVVTYEEKNEKA, encoded by the coding sequence ATGAGTGAACAGGCATATCAAAACATTTTAGTCGGTATTGACGGTTCAGAACAGGCAACTCAGGCTTTTCAAAAAGCTGTGGAAGTTGCACGGCGCAATGATGGTAAAGTTTACGTTGCCAATGTCATTCAACAAAATGTTCCAGTTTTAATGGGGTATAGTTCGTTGAATCAAAATATTGTCGATCAAGAAGCCAATACGGCCAAATTACTAATTGAAGAGTGTAAAAAATATGGTAAGTCTGTTGACTTTACCAATATTGAAGGCATTATCGCGTATGGCTCAGCCAAAAGTGCAATGGCGCAGCAACTACCGGAAAAATACGCTATTGATTTAGTGATGGTTGGCCAATCAGGCTTAAATGCTGTCGAACGATTTATGACTGGAAGTGTAGCAAGTTTTGTTATCCGAGAAGCTCCCTGTGATGTTTTAGTTGTAACTTATGAAGAAAAAAACGAAAAAGCATGA
- a CDS encoding thioredoxin family protein: protein MIIPKNLEELATYVDKGQNVFFFTADWCGDCRFIKPALPEIEADFPQFQFIEVDRDEYIDVAAKWNIFGIPSLVAIKDGKELGRLVNKDRKTKGEIEEFLNNLPQA, encoded by the coding sequence ATGATTATTCCTAAGAATTTAGAAGAATTAGCGACTTACGTAGATAAGGGGCAAAATGTTTTTTTCTTCACCGCTGATTGGTGTGGAGACTGTCGTTTTATTAAGCCGGCGTTACCAGAAATTGAGGCAGATTTTCCTCAATTTCAATTTATTGAAGTCGATCGTGATGAATACATTGATGTTGCAGCTAAATGGAATATTTTTGGCATACCGAGTTTAGTAGCGATTAAAGATGGTAAAGAGCTAGGTCGTTTGGTCAATAAAGATCGTAAAACAAAAGGAGAAATTGAAGAATTTCTAAATAACTTACCACAAGCATAA
- the pepA gene encoding glutamyl aminopeptidase, with translation MEEKTFARIKELTELQGTSGFEHEVRAYMKEKMTPLVDEIQQDGLGGLFGIRHNEDASAPRVMVAAHMDEVGFMLTEITATGLFKVVPLGGWNPYVVSAQRFTLKTATGHNYPCISSSVPPHLLRGTSGQQNVSVDSILFDAGFTSKEEALEYGVLPGDTIVPQVETIKTANGKNIISKAWDNRYGCTLVLEALEALENEKLGHTLIAGANVQEEVGLRGSKPSVSKFKPDLFFAVDCSAADDTVTKNGTFGHLGEGTLMRIYDPGLIMLPRLKEYLLDTAETNNIPYQYFVSKGGTDAGAAHTTNEGVPSTVIGVCGRYIHTHQTMFSIADFEAAREMLIQTLKGLDKSTVATIVGGK, from the coding sequence ATGGAAGAAAAAACATTTGCACGTATTAAAGAACTAACAGAATTACAAGGAACAAGTGGTTTTGAACATGAAGTCAGAGCATACATGAAAGAAAAAATGACACCACTTGTGGATGAAATTCAACAAGATGGTCTGGGTGGACTTTTTGGTATTCGTCATAATGAAGACGCATCAGCACCACGGGTAATGGTAGCCGCTCATATGGACGAAGTAGGATTCATGTTGACAGAAATTACGGCAACCGGTTTATTTAAAGTTGTACCATTAGGTGGTTGGAATCCTTACGTTGTTTCGGCACAACGTTTTACTTTAAAAACAGCCACGGGTCATAACTACCCATGTATCTCTAGTTCCGTTCCACCACATTTATTGCGAGGAACAAGTGGCCAACAAAATGTTTCTGTGGACAGTATTTTATTTGATGCTGGTTTTACTTCAAAAGAAGAAGCTCTAGAGTATGGAGTGTTACCAGGAGATACAATCGTACCGCAAGTGGAAACGATTAAAACTGCAAACGGCAAAAATATTATTAGTAAGGCATGGGATAACCGCTATGGCTGTACACTTGTTTTAGAAGCCTTAGAAGCGTTAGAAAATGAAAAATTAGGTCATACTTTAATTGCCGGTGCGAATGTGCAAGAAGAAGTTGGTTTAAGAGGATCAAAACCCTCTGTTTCTAAATTTAAACCGGATTTATTTTTTGCCGTTGATTGTTCTGCAGCTGATGATACGGTCACAAAAAACGGTACTTTTGGTCATTTAGGTGAAGGCACGTTAATGCGAATTTATGATCCAGGTTTGATTATGTTGCCACGCTTGAAAGAATACTTGTTAGATACAGCAGAAACAAACAATATTCCGTATCAATACTTTGTTTCAAAAGGCGGAACAGATGCCGGTGCGGCGCATACAACTAATGAAGGTGTACCAAGTACAGTTATTGGGGTTTGTGGACGCTACATTCATACACACCAAACGATGTTTAGTATTGCCGACTTTGAAGCAGCTCGTGAAATGTTAATTCAAACATTAAAAGGTTTAGATAAAAGTACAGTAGCTACCATTGTTGGTGGCAAATAA